The following are encoded in a window of Arthrobacter sp. NicSoilB4 genomic DNA:
- a CDS encoding SLC13 family permease, protein MTDVAITVLVLVVAVAAFVWNRLPVEIVALGVALALFGTGIITLDEAFSGFGSGTVVLIAALFVVAEAVDAAGITTWLGGLLIRFAGTSRVRLVLLMMGITALLTAFISINGAVAALLPMVVVLAVRLGRKPAQLLMPMAFAAHAGSLLVLTGSPVNILILNAALDSTGRGIGFFEFGLVGLPLLVGTMGLAVWLGPKLLPDRTPEALPRDLSSHGETLMQHYLGGDQLTRLRIPEDSALIGLPTVEPLGGHSAGLHLISVQRPDGRPVSAAKLSAGDQIIVRGEQRLIDDFAAGHGLEQDDDATCGLISSSYGVAEVVVAPRSNLVGTEVYPGMVTASGALVVLAHERPGEALSLERATVNAGDMLLLQGAWSALDKHTVDHNVLLVDSPDAIRRQAVPLGPGAVPALIVLAAMVILLATGIVPAPVAALLAAMAMVVLKVVTPAQAHRSMAWQTLILVGAMIPLSAAITQTGTAGMIADAMVAAIGSSGPLLLLSGIFAVTAVLGQLISNTATALIIIPISLSVAAEAAINPITVLMSVAVASSAALLTPVSTPANMMIMQPAGYRFGDYWKFGLAVMALYAAVAILLVPVFWPVHIS, encoded by the coding sequence ATGACGGACGTAGCTATTACCGTTCTTGTCCTTGTCGTCGCTGTGGCGGCGTTCGTTTGGAACCGTCTGCCGGTCGAAATTGTTGCCCTCGGAGTGGCCCTGGCCCTGTTTGGCACCGGAATTATCACTCTGGACGAGGCGTTCTCCGGATTCGGCAGCGGCACGGTAGTGCTGATCGCCGCACTCTTCGTGGTCGCTGAGGCCGTTGACGCCGCAGGCATCACCACGTGGCTGGGCGGCCTGCTCATCCGGTTCGCAGGCACGAGCCGGGTCCGGCTCGTTCTGCTGATGATGGGCATCACGGCCTTGTTGACGGCGTTTATCAGCATCAACGGGGCGGTCGCTGCGCTGCTGCCGATGGTTGTGGTCCTCGCCGTCCGGCTGGGCCGCAAGCCTGCCCAATTGCTGATGCCGATGGCCTTTGCCGCCCATGCCGGATCCTTGCTGGTGCTCACCGGTTCGCCGGTCAACATCCTGATCCTCAACGCCGCCTTGGACTCAACCGGCCGGGGAATCGGGTTTTTCGAGTTCGGGCTGGTGGGCCTTCCCCTGCTCGTGGGCACGATGGGGCTGGCCGTCTGGCTCGGCCCGAAACTCCTGCCGGACCGCACTCCCGAGGCGCTGCCAAGAGACCTGAGCTCCCATGGGGAAACTCTGATGCAACACTATTTGGGCGGGGACCAGCTGACCCGGCTGCGGATACCGGAAGACTCAGCCCTCATCGGCCTCCCTACCGTGGAACCCCTTGGCGGGCACTCCGCCGGGCTGCACCTGATCAGCGTGCAACGCCCCGACGGCAGGCCCGTCAGCGCCGCCAAGCTCTCGGCGGGGGACCAAATCATCGTGCGCGGCGAGCAGCGGCTCATCGACGACTTCGCCGCGGGGCATGGGCTGGAGCAAGACGACGATGCCACCTGCGGGCTGATCAGCAGCTCCTACGGCGTCGCGGAAGTCGTCGTCGCGCCCCGGTCAAACCTCGTCGGCACGGAGGTTTACCCGGGCATGGTCACCGCCAGCGGCGCGCTGGTGGTACTGGCCCACGAACGTCCGGGGGAGGCTCTTTCCCTGGAGCGCGCCACCGTAAATGCGGGCGACATGCTCCTGCTGCAGGGCGCCTGGTCCGCGTTGGACAAGCACACGGTCGACCACAACGTGCTGCTTGTCGATTCTCCTGATGCCATCCGTCGCCAGGCCGTCCCGCTGGGCCCGGGAGCCGTGCCCGCGCTGATTGTGCTGGCCGCGATGGTCATCCTGCTGGCAACGGGCATTGTCCCCGCCCCGGTTGCCGCCCTGCTGGCAGCCATGGCCATGGTGGTGCTCAAAGTGGTAACGCCGGCGCAGGCCCACCGTTCGATGGCGTGGCAGACCCTGATCCTCGTTGGGGCCATGATCCCGCTGTCTGCAGCCATCACCCAGACGGGGACAGCAGGCATGATCGCGGACGCCATGGTCGCCGCCATCGGCAGCTCCGGGCCCCTGCTGCTTCTCTCGGGAATTTTCGCCGTCACGGCGGTCCTTGGGCAGCTCATCAGCAACACCGCCACGGCGCTGATTATCATTCCGATTTCGCTGTCGGTTGCAGCTGAGGCTGCGATCAACCCCATCACGGTCCTGATGTCCGTTGCGGTCGCATCGTCCGCTGCACTCCTGACCCCCGTATCCACACCGGCCAACATGATGATCATGCAGCCTGCCGGGTACCGGTTCGGAGACTACTGGAAGTTTGGCCTGGCAGTCATGGCCCTGTACGCGGCAGTCGCGATTCTGTTGGTGCCGGTGTTCTGGCCCGTCCATATCAGCTGA
- a CDS encoding ferritin, protein MSPQFNELLTRQVGNEFAASQQYIAIAAWFDGQDLPQLARHFYRQSLEERNHAMMMVRYILDRGIKITIPGIDPVRNDFSSAEEPLVLALAQEVEVTDRIKELFAAARAENDPLGEQFMLWFLKEQVEEVASMSTLLNVARRADNLFDVETFLARERVGDAGQHGGGGHGGHRGHGGAHGGPPEDAGTPEVAGGSL, encoded by the coding sequence ATGAGCCCGCAATTCAACGAATTGCTGACCCGCCAGGTCGGCAACGAATTCGCAGCGTCGCAGCAGTACATCGCCATCGCCGCCTGGTTCGACGGGCAGGACCTGCCCCAGCTCGCCAGGCACTTCTACCGTCAGTCGCTGGAGGAACGCAACCACGCCATGATGATGGTCCGCTACATCCTGGACCGCGGCATCAAGATCACCATCCCCGGCATCGACCCCGTCCGTAACGACTTCAGTTCGGCGGAGGAACCCTTGGTCCTTGCACTCGCCCAGGAGGTTGAGGTCACGGACCGCATCAAGGAACTGTTCGCCGCCGCCCGGGCGGAAAACGACCCCCTGGGTGAACAGTTCATGCTGTGGTTCCTCAAGGAGCAGGTCGAGGAGGTGGCATCGATGTCAACGCTGCTCAACGTTGCCCGCCGGGCGGACAACCTTTTCGACGTCGAGACCTTCCTGGCCCGCGAGCGGGTGGGCGACGCCGGCCAGCATGGGGGAGGAGGACACGGGGGACACCGCGGTCACGGAGGCGCCCATGGCGGACCGCCCGAGGACGCCGGCACGCCGGAGGTCGCCGGCGGATCGCTCTAG
- a CDS encoding DUF1905 domain-containing protein translates to MPLSYTFTARLWLYPGEAGWHFLTVPDGVSAEIREDTVALRQGFGSIKTTAVIAGHRWSTSLFPDSRSGSYLLPVKKAIRAAAGIESGDQVSVQLEVPDAG, encoded by the coding sequence ATGCCGCTGAGCTATACGTTCACGGCCCGGCTGTGGCTCTACCCGGGAGAAGCCGGCTGGCACTTCCTCACTGTTCCGGACGGGGTTTCGGCCGAGATACGGGAGGACACGGTTGCTCTCCGCCAGGGCTTCGGCTCCATCAAAACCACGGCCGTCATCGCCGGTCACCGCTGGTCCACGTCGCTGTTCCCGGACAGCCGCAGCGGGTCCTACCTGCTTCCGGTCAAGAAGGCCATCAGGGCGGCCGCCGGCATTGAGTCGGGGGACCAGGTCAGCGTTCAGCTCGAGGTGCCCGACGCCGGCTGA
- a CDS encoding MFS transporter — translation MNAAARKIQRIFLTLTLGNTLAASFIWGINTLFLLDAGLSNLEAFAANAFFTAGMVLFEVPTGVVADGWGRRVSFLLGTAVLAASTYLYYLLWQLSAPFWAWAVVSVLLGLGFTFFSGAVEAWLVDALRFSGYEGGLETVLGRGLMVSGVAMLAGSVAGGVIAQATNLGVPFLLRVGVLLVMFAVAFWLMRDVGFTPERSTHPLQATRAVLSASIENGLKHPPVRYVMLAAPFSAGVGIYVFYALQPYLLELFGDPSAYSVAGLAAAIVAGAQVLGGWLAPRLRLLVRKRTTVLILSSAVSALLLVVLGFTRDFWVALALLALWALVASAGTPVRQAYLNDMIPSKQRATVLSFDSLMGSSGGVVVQPVLGRAADVYGYPASVALGGVIEMIAVPFLLASRRQHPRADLANASTAEGSAQS, via the coding sequence ATGAACGCCGCCGCCCGAAAGATCCAGCGCATCTTTCTCACGTTGACGCTGGGCAATACCCTTGCGGCCTCGTTCATCTGGGGGATCAACACCCTGTTCCTGCTCGACGCCGGACTCAGCAATCTTGAGGCTTTTGCCGCGAATGCCTTCTTCACGGCCGGCATGGTCCTGTTCGAGGTGCCCACCGGAGTGGTTGCCGACGGGTGGGGCCGCCGCGTTTCGTTCCTGCTCGGCACAGCGGTACTGGCCGCATCGACCTACCTCTACTATCTGCTGTGGCAGCTCTCCGCGCCGTTCTGGGCGTGGGCGGTGGTGTCGGTGTTGCTGGGCCTGGGATTTACCTTCTTCTCGGGGGCGGTGGAGGCGTGGCTCGTCGACGCGTTGCGCTTTTCGGGGTACGAGGGCGGGCTGGAGACCGTGCTCGGCCGGGGTCTGATGGTGTCGGGCGTTGCGATGCTCGCCGGATCGGTCGCCGGCGGCGTGATCGCGCAGGCCACCAACCTCGGCGTGCCGTTCCTGCTGCGGGTGGGCGTGCTGCTTGTTATGTTCGCCGTCGCTTTCTGGCTTATGCGCGACGTCGGTTTCACCCCCGAGCGTTCCACCCATCCGCTCCAGGCGACCCGGGCCGTGCTCTCCGCCTCGATCGAGAACGGATTGAAGCACCCGCCGGTGCGGTACGTGATGCTGGCGGCACCGTTCAGCGCCGGCGTCGGGATCTATGTCTTTTACGCCCTCCAGCCCTACCTGCTTGAGCTCTTTGGTGACCCCAGCGCATACTCCGTGGCCGGCCTCGCGGCTGCCATCGTGGCCGGTGCGCAGGTGCTTGGCGGCTGGTTGGCGCCCCGCCTGCGGCTCCTCGTCCGAAAGCGCACCACCGTGCTGATCCTGAGCAGCGCGGTGAGCGCATTGCTGCTCGTGGTGCTCGGGTTCACACGGGATTTCTGGGTTGCCCTGGCGCTGTTGGCGCTCTGGGCCCTGGTCGCCTCGGCAGGCACCCCGGTGCGGCAGGCCTACCTGAACGACATGATCCCCTCGAAGCAGCGGGCAACAGTGCTTAGCTTCGACTCGCTGATGGGATCAAGTGGCGGCGTCGTGGTGCAGCCTGTTCTCGGCCGGGCGGCCGACGTGTACGGCTATCCCGCCTCGGTGGCGCTTGGCGGCGTCATCGAGATGATCGCGGTGCCCTTCCTGCTGGCGAGCCGGCGGCAGCACCCCCGGGCGGACCTGGCCAACGCCTCGACGGCGGAGGGTTCGGCGCAGTCTTGA
- a CDS encoding antibiotic biosynthesis monooxygenase: MRTVQPGRTRQASAWAHAGQELAREWPGYLGSGWVRSAADSNEWHMLYRFADAELLHDWEQSDERRWWIDSAADLVEVTQIERRTGIEGWFAQPGDALLTVPETVVPPRWKQMVSIFLPFFPLSLLANFLLHPLTGEWPLPLQVLLATCVLTPLMTYIFLPVTTRLLGPWLRKRR, encoded by the coding sequence GTGCGTACAGTCCAGCCAGGCCGGACACGCCAGGCCAGCGCCTGGGCCCATGCCGGCCAGGAGCTGGCCCGCGAATGGCCCGGCTATCTTGGATCCGGCTGGGTCCGCTCCGCCGCGGATTCAAACGAATGGCACATGTTGTACCGATTTGCTGATGCCGAACTGCTGCACGACTGGGAGCAGTCGGACGAACGGCGCTGGTGGATTGACAGCGCGGCGGACCTCGTGGAGGTGACGCAAATTGAACGGCGCACGGGCATCGAGGGCTGGTTCGCGCAGCCCGGCGATGCCCTCCTCACCGTCCCCGAGACCGTGGTGCCACCGCGCTGGAAGCAGATGGTCAGTATTTTCCTCCCCTTCTTTCCGCTCAGTCTTCTGGCCAATTTCCTGCTGCATCCGCTGACCGGGGAATGGCCCCTGCCGCTGCAGGTGCTGCTGGCCACGTGCGTCCTCACACCGCTCATGACCTACATTTTCCTTCCGGTCACCACCCGGCTGCTGGGGCCGTGGCTGCGGAAAAGGCGCTGA
- a CDS encoding tartrate dehydrogenase — MSATQKFSIASIPADGVGKEVVSAGRRVLDALAENSGGKFAFEWTEFPWGCGYFEKTGQMMDPAGLEILKDFDAIYFGAVGWENVPDHISLWGLRLNITQNFDQWANIRPVKFLPGIQSPLRKADHTELDWIVVRENSEGEYAGLGGRNLSGRGPGNEVALQTALFTEKGCERIMRFAFDLARTRTVKKVSSVTKSNAQQYGMVLWDETFQRVALDYPDVATESVLVDAMSAKFILHPEDLSVVVASNLNADILSDLGSALAGSLGLAASANLNPERRFPSMFEPVHGSAPDIAGKGISNPIGAIASAALMLDHFGLHTEARLVEAAIEQTTAAGYLTRDVGGEANTDDVTEAIIAALARSLAAV, encoded by the coding sequence ATGAGCGCCACCCAGAAATTCAGCATCGCTTCCATCCCGGCGGACGGCGTCGGCAAGGAAGTGGTCTCCGCAGGCCGCCGCGTCCTGGACGCCCTCGCGGAAAACTCGGGCGGCAAGTTCGCCTTCGAATGGACCGAGTTCCCCTGGGGCTGCGGGTATTTTGAAAAGACCGGACAGATGATGGACCCGGCGGGCCTGGAGATCCTCAAGGACTTCGACGCCATCTACTTCGGCGCCGTCGGCTGGGAAAACGTTCCTGACCACATCAGCCTCTGGGGACTGCGCCTGAACATCACGCAGAACTTCGACCAGTGGGCCAACATCCGCCCGGTGAAGTTCCTCCCCGGTATCCAGTCCCCGCTCCGCAAAGCCGACCACACCGAGCTCGACTGGATCGTTGTCCGCGAAAATAGTGAGGGCGAATACGCCGGCCTCGGCGGACGCAACCTCAGCGGCCGCGGCCCCGGCAACGAGGTGGCCCTGCAGACGGCATTGTTCACGGAGAAGGGCTGCGAGCGCATCATGCGCTTCGCCTTCGACCTCGCCCGGACCCGGACGGTGAAGAAGGTCTCCTCCGTCACCAAGTCCAACGCCCAGCAGTACGGCATGGTCCTCTGGGACGAAACCTTCCAGCGGGTGGCGCTGGACTACCCCGACGTGGCCACAGAGAGCGTCCTGGTCGACGCGATGAGCGCCAAATTCATCCTGCACCCCGAGGACCTCTCCGTTGTGGTCGCCTCCAACCTGAACGCCGACATCCTCTCGGACCTGGGCTCAGCCCTGGCGGGAAGCCTCGGCCTGGCCGCCAGCGCGAACCTGAACCCGGAACGCCGCTTCCCGTCGATGTTCGAACCGGTCCACGGCTCCGCCCCGGACATCGCCGGCAAGGGCATCAGCAACCCGATCGGCGCGATCGCCAGCGCGGCCCTGATGCTGGACCACTTCGGCCTGCACACCGAGGCCCGCCTGGTCGAGGCGGCCATCGAGCAGACCACCGCCGCGGGGTACCTGACGCGCGACGTCGGCGGGGAAGCAAACACCGATGACGTAACCGAGGCGATCATCGCGGCGCTGGCCCGCAGCCTGGCCGCCGTCTAA
- a CDS encoding LysR family transcriptional regulator, whose translation MDTRKLKYFLAVVDHDGFNRAAEHLLIAQPSLSQTIAGLEKDLGVPLFHRIGRRAVLSEAGKELIGPARLVMRDLDAAQSAVQALKGVRSGRLDIVTMPSPGIEPLTSMIAAFTELHPSVRLNVSAAFTPEEVIESVRTGSTEIGLAGSSAPIRMPGVHVLDLERQPLILIVNPSADTFRPGTAIQREDLAGHRLIASQRGSLMRWLVDDALAHGVATEIVVEVAHRTSILPLVLAGVGHAVMPSSWAPTAHKAGLRTLLIEPVSHLDVAILSRKDGLTPAARAFLQVAEQHVAATGESTAAPA comes from the coding sequence GTGGACACGCGAAAGCTGAAGTACTTTCTAGCCGTCGTTGACCACGACGGATTCAACCGCGCAGCGGAGCACCTGCTGATCGCCCAGCCCTCCCTGTCCCAGACCATCGCCGGCCTGGAGAAGGATCTTGGCGTGCCGCTCTTCCACCGCATCGGCCGTCGTGCGGTCCTCAGCGAAGCCGGCAAGGAACTCATTGGACCGGCGCGCCTGGTCATGCGCGACCTTGACGCGGCGCAGTCCGCGGTCCAGGCATTGAAGGGGGTGCGCAGCGGCCGGCTGGACATCGTGACCATGCCCTCCCCCGGAATCGAACCCCTGACATCGATGATCGCAGCCTTCACCGAACTGCATCCGTCGGTGCGCCTCAACGTCAGCGCCGCGTTCACGCCCGAGGAAGTCATCGAATCCGTGCGCACCGGCAGCACCGAGATCGGGCTGGCAGGATCCTCCGCCCCCATCCGCATGCCGGGCGTGCACGTTCTGGACCTGGAGCGCCAGCCGTTGATCCTGATCGTGAACCCCAGTGCCGATACCTTCCGTCCCGGGACGGCCATCCAGCGGGAGGATCTGGCCGGGCACCGGCTGATCGCCAGCCAGCGCGGTTCGCTGATGCGCTGGCTCGTCGACGACGCGCTGGCCCACGGCGTCGCGACGGAAATCGTCGTCGAGGTGGCGCACCGGACGTCGATCCTCCCGCTGGTACTGGCCGGCGTCGGGCACGCGGTGATGCCGTCGTCCTGGGCACCCACCGCCCACAAGGCAGGGCTTCGCACCCTGCTGATCGAGCCGGTATCCCATCTGGACGTGGCGATCCTCAGCCGGAAGGACGGCCTCACCCCGGCCGCCAGGGCATTCCTGCAAGTGGCGGAGCAGCATGTGGCGGCCACCGGGGAATCCACGGCCGCGCCTGCCTGA
- a CDS encoding serine hydrolase domain-containing protein, with product MVESIAAGTPPRGLTSAVTRMMSRGSVPGLSLAVVNRDSVLFAAGYGFADLAANTTAAASTSYLWFSMSKIVTATAAMRLVDEGRLDLSAPAGSYVDYLRAPGTTTPNVGQLLNHTAGFGNPLPLRWVHAADADPPDPGALLRRLMGRRRAYRYPAGQSASYSNVGYLAAGQVIAAASGQPFEGYVRESVLRAAGMEHTGFRYQDGAAKATGYIRAPRIADPLLRALLPRGVAGDRHGPYLSLNPFYVDGPAYGGLVGDVLDAARFLRLHLRDGEIDGTRVLSPESARRMRTIDQAGKPFDHGTGWFRRPTKTPQQWVEHFGAGAGFWNVMRLYPDRGLGVVVMSNSTRMYDFEPLFALLVSASWP from the coding sequence GTGGTCGAAAGTATCGCTGCGGGCACGCCACCCCGCGGCCTGACGTCGGCAGTCACCAGGATGATGAGCCGGGGCAGCGTCCCGGGCCTCTCCCTCGCCGTCGTCAATCGCGATAGCGTGCTCTTCGCCGCAGGTTACGGTTTCGCCGACCTGGCAGCGAATACGACGGCGGCCGCGTCGACGTCGTACCTGTGGTTTTCGATGTCCAAGATCGTCACGGCGACTGCTGCGATGCGGCTCGTTGACGAGGGTCGCCTCGATCTCAGTGCGCCGGCCGGCAGCTACGTCGATTACCTCCGGGCGCCAGGGACTACGACGCCAAACGTGGGCCAACTGCTCAACCACACCGCCGGTTTCGGCAACCCGCTGCCCCTTCGCTGGGTGCACGCGGCCGACGCGGATCCGCCGGACCCCGGTGCCCTGCTCCGCCGCCTGATGGGCAGGCGCCGCGCCTACCGCTACCCGGCCGGGCAGAGCGCCAGTTACTCCAACGTCGGCTACCTTGCCGCCGGACAGGTCATCGCCGCCGCCTCCGGGCAGCCCTTTGAGGGCTATGTCCGCGAGTCCGTCCTGCGGGCTGCGGGCATGGAACACACCGGGTTCCGCTATCAGGACGGCGCGGCCAAAGCGACCGGTTACATCAGGGCGCCCAGGATCGCAGACCCCCTGCTGCGCGCCCTGCTGCCTCGCGGGGTCGCCGGCGACCGCCACGGGCCGTACCTGTCACTGAACCCCTTCTACGTGGACGGCCCCGCATACGGCGGCCTGGTGGGCGACGTCCTGGATGCGGCCCGATTCCTCCGTCTGCACCTTCGCGACGGCGAGATCGACGGAACCCGGGTCCTCTCCCCCGAGTCCGCGCGCCGCATGCGCACCATCGACCAGGCGGGCAAGCCGTTCGACCACGGAACCGGCTGGTTTCGGCGCCCAACCAAGACGCCACAGCAGTGGGTGGAGCATTTCGGCGCCGGCGCTGGCTTCTGGAACGTCATGCGCCTCTACCCGGACCGCGGACTCGGCGTCGTCGTTATGAGCAACAGCACCCGCATGTACGACTTCGAACCCCTCTTCGCGCTCCTGGTTTCGGCTTCGTGGCCGTAG
- a CDS encoding SRPBCC family protein, whose protein sequence is MAHAENEITIDRPATEVYAYLADGLNNPSWRSSVRSIALQSGAPGETGAVYSQTLTGPRGRSIQGDYRITTAEPGRSLAFEVIAGPARPEGRYLMTEEQGRTTVRFILDLKPSGLMKVLDGLITKTMQAEVSQLQELKTVIEDHGRGGL, encoded by the coding sequence ATGGCACACGCCGAAAACGAAATCACCATCGACCGACCCGCAACGGAGGTCTATGCCTACCTCGCGGACGGGTTGAACAACCCGTCATGGCGCAGCAGCGTCCGGAGCATCGCGCTCCAGAGCGGTGCGCCGGGCGAAACGGGCGCCGTGTATAGCCAAACGCTGACCGGCCCCCGTGGCAGGTCCATCCAGGGCGACTACCGGATCACGACCGCAGAACCGGGCCGCAGCCTGGCCTTCGAAGTCATCGCCGGCCCGGCGCGGCCCGAAGGCCGGTATCTGATGACGGAGGAGCAGGGCCGCACCACGGTCCGTTTCATTCTGGATCTCAAGCCCTCAGGCCTCATGAAAGTCCTCGACGGGCTCATCACCAAGACGATGCAGGCCGAAGTCAGCCAGCTTCAGGAGCTGAAGACCGTCATCGAGGATCACGGTCGCGGCGGGCTCTGA
- a CDS encoding DUF1801 domain-containing protein produces the protein MGGTSNRNPDVDAWLEGYENPQRELVGRIREFILAVDPAVTEAIKWQAPTFMYLGNIASFFPKAKKNVTLMFHQGASLADRGGLLEGEGGVSRVARFSDAADFEAKKPALQAVIEDWIRARS, from the coding sequence GTGGGCGGCACCAGCAACCGCAATCCCGACGTGGACGCATGGTTGGAGGGCTACGAGAACCCGCAGCGTGAGCTTGTGGGCAGGATCAGGGAGTTCATCCTGGCCGTTGACCCCGCCGTGACGGAGGCGATCAAGTGGCAGGCGCCCACTTTTATGTACCTAGGCAATATCGCCTCGTTCTTCCCCAAAGCCAAAAAGAACGTCACGCTGATGTTCCATCAGGGCGCATCCCTGGCCGATCGAGGTGGGCTGCTGGAAGGTGAAGGTGGCGTCTCACGGGTGGCCAGGTTTAGTGACGCTGCCGACTTCGAGGCGAAGAAGCCGGCCCTCCAGGCCGTCATTGAGGACTGGATCCGGGCCCGGTCCTAG
- a CDS encoding serine hydrolase domain-containing protein yields the protein MRSTTSILGGAAVALVLLLGACTEATPVPPPSFGTAPAPTDSLDFTMRSFMNQGAVAVVAEVRWPGGMWSRAYGVRDLEDMQPARADDRVSVASVTKSMTAVAVLKLVDDGLIRLDDPVNGMLDSLTTVLRPPGPITVRQLLAHTSGMPTFQEANEKIVEDVARVFKEDMSTQRGLELTASLPWEAKDVGSFRYSDSNYLALGQLLEKLRGKPYSQVLHDGVINRLGLAATSIGQAVRGEPDVIHGYITLHGERLDVTQPPADLGSPAFGAISTVHDVNDFFEALFRGDLVSDTSLKEMTATGSFPYYGLGLWKWPPGCTDDFRYGGKGGFSSYRTIAISSADGQQQASMTLVPPPIPTPLEDPESAEKLELWDGQMASVLQETLDRLC from the coding sequence ATGCGATCCACGACCAGCATCCTGGGCGGCGCAGCCGTGGCCCTCGTGCTGCTTCTCGGCGCGTGCACAGAAGCAACCCCGGTCCCGCCTCCGTCATTTGGCACAGCGCCCGCACCCACCGATTCCCTCGACTTCACGATGCGCTCTTTCATGAATCAGGGCGCGGTAGCCGTCGTTGCCGAGGTGCGCTGGCCGGGAGGCATGTGGTCCAGGGCCTACGGCGTCCGGGACCTGGAAGACATGCAGCCCGCGCGCGCGGACGACCGGGTGTCGGTGGCCAGCGTCACCAAATCCATGACCGCCGTCGCTGTCCTGAAACTTGTCGACGACGGCCTCATCCGGCTCGACGACCCCGTCAACGGCATGCTGGACAGTCTCACGACCGTCCTCCGGCCTCCCGGCCCCATCACCGTCAGGCAACTGCTCGCCCACACCTCTGGCATGCCCACTTTTCAGGAGGCAAATGAGAAGATCGTCGAGGACGTTGCCCGGGTTTTCAAAGAAGACATGAGCACGCAACGGGGGTTGGAGCTCACAGCGTCGCTGCCCTGGGAAGCCAAGGATGTGGGTTCGTTCCGCTACTCCGATTCGAACTACCTTGCGCTGGGACAGCTGCTGGAGAAGCTCCGGGGCAAGCCCTATTCGCAGGTACTCCACGACGGCGTGATCAACCGGCTGGGATTAGCGGCCACGTCCATCGGCCAGGCAGTCCGCGGGGAACCCGACGTGATCCATGGGTACATCACGTTGCACGGTGAGCGCCTGGACGTCACGCAGCCGCCGGCGGACCTCGGGTCACCGGCGTTCGGCGCCATCTCCACCGTGCACGACGTCAACGACTTTTTCGAAGCGCTCTTCCGGGGCGACCTGGTGTCGGACACCTCGCTCAAGGAAATGACCGCGACCGGCAGCTTTCCGTACTACGGTCTCGGGCTTTGGAAATGGCCCCCCGGCTGCACCGACGACTTCCGGTATGGCGGCAAGGGCGGCTTTTCGTCCTACCGCACAATCGCAATCAGCAGCGCCGACGGGCAGCAGCAAGCCTCGATGACTCTGGTGCCTCCTCCGATTCCCACACCCCTCGAGGACCCTGAGTCCGCGGAAAAGTTGGAGTTGTGGGACGGCCAAATGGCCTCCGTACTCCAGGAAACGCTAGACCGGCTCTGCTGA
- a CDS encoding carboxymuconolactone decarboxylase, translated as MTMAEEETPVLDALAEITAVSIDRCNLADREIMLARIAALVAVDAPPASYLLNAGTASDVGITLEDVQGILIAVAPVVGTPRVVAAAGNLTQALGFAVAVIEAELEAELGADSGTGAMG; from the coding sequence ATGACCATGGCCGAAGAAGAAACCCCCGTCCTCGACGCGCTCGCCGAGATCACCGCCGTATCGATCGACCGCTGCAACCTCGCTGACCGCGAGATCATGCTGGCCAGGATCGCGGCGCTCGTGGCTGTCGACGCCCCACCGGCTTCCTACTTGCTCAACGCCGGCACCGCGAGCGACGTCGGCATCACCCTGGAGGACGTCCAGGGCATCCTCATCGCCGTAGCTCCTGTCGTCGGCACCCCCAGGGTCGTGGCGGCAGCCGGCAACCTCACCCAGGCACTGGGCTTCGCCGTAGCAGTGATCGAAGCCGAGCTCGAGGCCGAGCTTGGGGCCGACTCCGGGACCGGGGCTATGGGCTGA